The Candidatus Eremiobacterota bacterium genome has a window encoding:
- a CDS encoding TRAP transporter substrate-binding protein, translating into MTERITRGRFVAGSAAALASVAVVKSPARAAQWTYKYASNVSLDHPLNVRMRECWSAVSKETGGRLEVQIFPNNQLGGDTQALQQIRSGALQFFTLDGGILQSVVPVAAIQGVGFAFKDSAEAFRAMDGALGDHVRAAIRAAGLYVHPKMWENGMRQITSSNKPIRAVGDLAGFKIRTPAGELWVDLFKSLGAAPAPLNFSELYTALQTHVFDGQENPYAIIDVGRLYEVQKYVSVTNHMWSAYHFLGNQEAWNALPRDVQSVVERNLTKYALLQRRDTQLRNDSLSEKLARRGMTINKADTSGFRTKLASSGFYTKWAGKFGPQAWALLEKTSGKLA; encoded by the coding sequence ATGACCGAACGTATCACGCGCGGCCGATTCGTGGCCGGAAGCGCCGCGGCGCTCGCCTCCGTCGCGGTGGTGAAGTCCCCGGCGCGCGCGGCGCAGTGGACGTACAAGTACGCCAGCAACGTCTCGCTCGACCATCCGCTGAACGTGCGGATGCGCGAGTGCTGGAGCGCGGTCTCGAAAGAGACCGGCGGGCGGCTCGAGGTCCAGATCTTCCCCAACAACCAGCTCGGCGGCGACACGCAGGCGCTGCAGCAAATTCGCTCCGGCGCGCTGCAGTTCTTCACCCTCGACGGCGGGATCTTGCAATCGGTCGTGCCGGTCGCGGCGATTCAAGGCGTAGGCTTCGCGTTCAAGGACTCCGCCGAGGCGTTCCGCGCGATGGACGGCGCGCTCGGCGACCACGTGCGCGCCGCGATCCGCGCCGCCGGGTTGTACGTGCATCCGAAGATGTGGGAGAACGGGATGCGGCAGATCACGTCCTCGAACAAGCCGATCCGCGCGGTCGGCGATCTGGCGGGGTTCAAGATCCGCACGCCGGCTGGCGAGCTGTGGGTCGACCTGTTCAAGTCGCTCGGCGCCGCGCCCGCGCCGCTGAACTTCAGCGAGCTCTACACCGCGCTGCAGACCCACGTCTTCGACGGGCAGGAGAACCCGTACGCGATCATCGACGTCGGGCGGCTCTACGAGGTGCAGAAGTACGTCAGCGTCACCAACCACATGTGGTCGGCGTACCACTTCCTCGGCAACCAGGAGGCCTGGAACGCGCTGCCGCGCGACGTGCAGTCGGTCGTCGAGCGCAACCTGACGAAGTACGCGCTGCTGCAGCGCCGCGACACCCAGCTGCGCAACGACTCGCTCTCGGAGAAGCTCGCGCGGCGCGGGATGACGATCAACAAGGCGGACACGAGCGGGTTCCGCACCAAGCTCGCGAGCTCGGGATTCTACACGAAGTGGGCCGGAAAGTTCGGCCCGCAGGCCTGGGCGCTGCTGGAGAAGACCTCGGGCAAATTGGCCTGA
- a CDS encoding SUF system NifU family Fe-S cluster assembly protein: MDDFYKEYILDHYRNPRNFGHLERADATAEDLNPLCGDVVRIELELDDERRVKDVKFSGKGCAISQASTSMLTESIKGMKLEDIAKLPQDAVLENVGIGISPTRMKCAMLGLKVLKSAALGEIASWPDEAR, encoded by the coding sequence ATGGACGACTTCTACAAAGAATATATTCTCGACCACTACCGGAACCCGCGGAACTTCGGGCACTTGGAGCGCGCCGACGCGACCGCCGAAGACTTGAACCCGCTGTGCGGGGACGTGGTGCGGATCGAGCTCGAGCTCGACGACGAGCGGCGCGTGAAGGACGTGAAGTTCAGCGGGAAGGGCTGCGCGATCTCGCAGGCGTCGACCTCGATGCTGACCGAGTCGATCAAGGGCATGAAGCTGGAAGACATCGCGAAGCTGCCGCAAGACGCGGTGCTGGAGAACGTCGGGATCGGGATCAGCCCGACCCGCATGAAGTGCGCGATGCTGGGCCTCAAGGTGCTCAAGAGCGCCGCGCTCGGCGAGATCGCGTCCTGGCCGGACGAAGCGCGCTGA